GGCGCCAACGGCGGGGTGGGCATCTCGCTGGGTGACGACTCGGTGGTCGAGGCCGGGCTGTACGTCACGGCGGGCACGAAGGTCGTGGTCGACGGCAAGACCGTCAAGGCGCGTGAGCTGTCCGGCATCTCCGGCGCGTTGTTCCGGCGCAACTCCGGGACCGGCGCGGTGGAGGCCGTGCCGCGCACCGGGGCCGGCATCGAGCTGAACGAGATGCTGCACGCGAACTGAGTTCGTCCCGCGGCCAGGCGCCGGCCTCACCGGCGCCTGGCCGGCGGCAGTGCCGCGGCCGATGCCGCACGGGGTGCTACTGGAGCCGCTCGGCTGCGGCCTCGATGCGCTCGTCGGTCGCGGTCAGCGCGATCCGGACGTGCCGGCCGCCCGCGGGACCGTAGAAGGTGCCCGGCGCGACGAGGATCCCGCGCTCGGACAGCCACTGCACGGTCTGCCAGGCGTCCTCCCCGCGGGTGGCCCACAGGTACAGCCCGGCCTCGGAGTGGTCGATGTCGAATCCGTTGTCCTGCAACGCCTTGTGCAGCACCACGCGGCGGCGCGCGTAGCGTTCGCGCTGGGTCTCCAGCGCGTTGTCGTCGGCCAGCGCGGCGGTCATCGCCTCCTGCACCGGACGCGGCACGATCATGCCGGCGTGCTTGCGCACCGCCAGCAGCCCGGCGACCAGCTCCGGGTCACCGGTGACGAACCCGGCGCGGTAGCTCGCCAGGTTCGCGGACTTGGACAGCGAGTGCACGGCCAGCAGGTTGTCGTGGCGGCCGCCGCACACCGAGGGGTGCAGGATCGACACCGGATCGGCCTCCCAGCCGAGCGCGAGGTAGCACTCGTCGGAGACCACGATCACGTCCCGCTCACGCGCCCACTCCACGATGCCGCGGAGCGTTCCGGCGCTGAGCACGCGGCCGGTCGGGTTGGACGGCGAGTTCAACCAGAGCATCGCGGGCGGCTCGGTGAGCTCGCGCGGATCGTCGCTGCGCAGCACGCCGGCACCGGCCAGCAGCGCACCCACCTCATACGTCGGGTACGCCAGTTCCGGGATCACCACGGTGTCCCCCGGCTCGGCGCCGAGCAGCCGCGGCAGCCACGCGACGAGCTCCTTGGAGCCGATCGTGGGCAGCACCGCCGCCGGGTCCACGCCCGTCACGCCGTGCCGCCGGCGCAGCGCCTCGACGGCCGCGGCGCGCAGCTCGGGTGTGCCGTGCGTGGTCGGGTAGCCCGGGATCTCGGAGACCGACGCCAGCGCCGCCCGGATCGACTCCGGCACTGGATCGACCGGTGTGCCGATCGACAGGTCGACCACGCCACCGGGGTGGGACTTCGCCCGCGCCGTGGGCTCGGCGAGCGAGTCCCAGGGGAAGTCGGGCAGACCGGTACCGCCGCGGTTCATTCGCCCTGCGGAGGCAGGTCCTTGATCCACTGCGGATCGTTGCTGGTCTTGCCGACCTTGGAGGCGCCCCCGGGCGAGCCCAGGCTGTCGAAGAAGTCGACGTTCGCCTTGGTGTACTCGGCCCACTCGTCCGGCACGTCGTCCTCGTAGTAGATCGCCTCGACCGGGCACACCGGCTCGCAGGCGCCGCAGTCCACGCACTCGTCGGGGTGGATGTAGAGCATGCGGTCGCCCTCGTAGATGCAGTCGACAGGGCACTCGTCGATGCACGCCTTGTCGAGCACGTCGACGCAGGGCTCGGCGATCACGTACGTCACTGCGGTCTCCTGCTAGGTCAAAGGATCCACTACTGATGCTGGACATTACGCGCAGACGTGGTGGCCTTCCACAGTGAGGCCACCCTTAATCCGGCAGCCGGCGAGCACAATGGGGGCCGTGGACGCCTTCGAGGAGCTCGAGCTGCGCTGTGCCGACGCCTGGCCCGCGGTGACCGCGGACAAGATCGGTGACTGGCGGCTTCGCGCCGCGGGCGGGTTCACCGGCCGGGCCAACAGCGCGCTGGCGGTCGGCGACCCCGGGATGCCGATCGCGACCGCCCTGCGGGAGGTGTGTGACTTCGCCCACGCCCATGGCATCCCGCCGGTCGTGCACGCGGTTGTGGGCAGCGCGAACGAGCGTGCGATCGAGGCGGCGGGCTGGGTGCCGAACACCGGGCACGTGACCGGGCACCGGGTGTCGGTGCTCACCGGTCCGCTCAGCACGGGCACCGAGGGCACCGAGGGCACTGGGGGCGCTGGGGCCGCTGGGGCCGCCGCCGTGCTCGCGTCCCCGTCCGCCGGGTGGTGGGAGCTGACCGTCGGACGGCGCGAGCCGACCGCGGCCGAGCGTCACGTGCTGACCACCGGCGAAGTCGGGTACGGGGTCGCGGAAGTGACGGGCGTCACCGCGGGCGCGGTGAGGGCGGCCGTCGCCGGCGACGTCCTGCACATCGCCCGGCTCGAGGTCCGGCCCGGTCACCGCCGCCGTGGCCTCGGCTCGGCGCTGATGGCCGCGTGCGGGGCGTGGGCGGCACGCCGCGGCGCGCGGCGGACGGTGCTCCAGGTCGCGGCCGGCAACCACGCGGCGCTCGCGTTGTACCGGCGGCTCGGGTTCACCGGGCACCACGAGTACCGGTACTGGGTCCCCCGCCCCCAGGCGTGCGAGGATCGCTCGCTGTGAAGGTTGTCGTAGTTGTCGGCGGGGTGGGCGGCGCCCGCTTCCTGCTCGGAGTCAAAGCCGCGCTGGGCCTGCCCCCGATCGGTCCCGGCGAGTCCCCGCACGAGATCACCGCGGTGGTGAACACCGGTGACGACGTGTGGATGCACGGTCTGCGCATCAGCCCGGACCTGGACACCTGCATGTACACGCTCGGCGGTGGCATCGACACGGAGCGTGGCTGGGGTCACCAGGGCGAGACCTGGGTGGTGAAGGAGGAGCTGGCGGCCTACGGCGCCGAGCCGACCTGGTTCGGCCTCGGCGACAAGGACATCGCCACCCACCTGATCCGCAGCCGCATGCTGCGCGCCGGCTACCCGTTGTCCGCCGTCACCGAGGCGCTGTGCGACCGGTGGCAGCCGGGCGTGCGGCTGCTGCCGATGACCGACGACCGGGTGGAGACCCACGTCGTCATCGACGACCCGGACGACCCCGGCAACCGCAAGGCGATCCACTTCCAGGAATGGTGGGTGCGCTACCGCGCGGAACCCCCGGCGCACTCGATCGTGCCGGTCGGTGTCGAGGAGGCCAAGCCGGCACCGGGCGTGCTGGACGCGTTCGCCGAGGCCGACGCGGTCCTGTTCGCACCGTCCAATCCGGTCGTCTCGGTCGGGACGGTGCTGGCCGTTCCCGGCGTCAAGGAGGCGCTGCGCAAGACCGACGCCGGCGTCGTCGGCGTGTCCCCGATCATCAGCGGCAAGCCGGTGCGGGGCATGGCCGACGCGTGCCTGACCGCGATCGGGGTGGAGACCTCGGCGGAGGCCGTCGGCATCCACTACGGATCGCGGCAGACCTCGGAGGACGGGCTGCTCGACGGCTGGCTCGTCGCGGAGGGCGAAACCGTGCACGTGCCGGGCGTCGCGGTGCGCGCCGTGCCACTGCTGATGTCCGATGTGGACGCCACCGCCGCCATGGCCGCGGCGGCACTGGAACTCGCGGGGGTCGACCTTGACTGACCACTCCACCCGCCGGCTGGAGATCCTGCCGGTGGAAGGGCTGCCGGAGTTCCGTCCCGGTGACGACCTGACGGGCGCGATCGCGTCCGCCGCGCCGTGGCTGCGCTCCGGGGACGTCGTCGTGGTGACCAGCAAGGTCGTGTCCAAGATCGAGGGGCAGCTGGTGCGCGTGCCCGCCGACCCGGAGGCGCGCGACGCGGCCCGGCGCGAGCTGGTCGAGCGCGAGGCGGTGCGGGTGCTCGCGCGGTTCAACCGGACGCTGATCACGCAGAACCGCATCGGCATCGTCCAGGCCGCGTCCGGAGTGGACGCGTCCAATGTGGAGGGTGACGAGATCGCGCTGCTGCCTGCCGATCCGGACGCCTCCGCGCTGGCTCTGCGCAACGGGCTGCGCGAGCGGCTCGGCGTGGAGATCGCGGTGGTGATCACCGACACGATGGGCCGGGCGTGGCGGGTCGGGCAGACCGACAACGCCATCGGCGCCAGCGGCATCCGGGTGCTGCACTCCTACGAGGGCGAGGTCGACGCCCAGGGCAACGAGCTGCAGGTCACCGAGATCGCGGTGGCCGACGAGATCGCCGCGGCCGCGGACCTGGTGAAGGGCAAGCTGACCGCCACCCCGGTCGCGGTGGTACGCGGGCTGGAGCTGACCGACGACGGGTCCACCGCGCGGAAGCTGGTGCGGCCGTCCGAAGAGGACATGTTCTCGCTCGGCACGCGGGAGGCGATCGCGCAGGGCCGGCGCGAGGCGGTGCTGGTGCGCCGCTCGGTCCGCTCGTTCACCGGCGAGCCGGTCGACCCGGAGGCGGTGCGCCGCGCGATCGGCGCCGGGCTGACCGCGCCCGCGCCGCACCACACGCGGCCGGTGCGGTTCGTCTGGCTGCGCGACCGCGGGCTGCGCACGAAGCTGCTGGAGGCCATGCGCGCCGCATGGCGGGCCGACCTGTCCCGCGACGCGTTCACCGAGGAACAGATCGCGAAGCGGACCGCGCGCGGCGACATCCTGTTCGACGCGCCGGAGGTGGTGATCCCGTTCCTGGTGCCCGACGGCATGCACACGTACCCGGACGAGCGGCGCAACGCCTGTGAGCGGACGATGTTCACCGTCGCCGGGGGTGCCGCGGTGCAGGGGCTGCTCGTGGCGCTGGCGGCCGAGGACCTGGGATCCTGCTGGATCGGGTCGACGATCTTCGCCGCAGACGTGGTGCGCGAGGTGCTGGGGCTGGAGCCGTCGTGGCAGCCGCTCGGCGCGGTGGCCATCGGGCACCCGGATTCCCCCGCCGAACCGCGGGAGCCGAGGACGGACGGGCTGGTGGAACTGTGAGCCTGCACGCGGACGCCGTGGCGACGCTGACGAAGTGGCCGGCGGGCACCACCGGGCAGGAGGCGCTGCGGCACGCGTTCCTCGGTTTCCTCGCCGCGCGGGAGGACGCGTGCCGCCGGGCGTGCGCGGCCGGGCACATCACGGCGTCGGCGGTGGTGCTCGACCAGTCGCGGACGCACGTGCTGCTGACTCTGCACCCGCGCGTCGGGCGGTGGGTGCAGCTGGGCGGGCACTGCGAGGAATCGGATGCGTCGCTGTCGGCGGCCGCTCTGCGCGAGGCGACGGAGGAATCCGGGATGAGCGGGCTGACCATCTCCGCGGAGCCCGTGCACCTCGACGTGCACCCGGTGACGTGCTCGCTCGGCGTGCCGACGCGGCATTTCGACGTGCGGTACGTGGTCACCGCACCGGACGGTGCGGAACCGGTGCGCAGCGCGGAGTCGGACGACCTGCGCTGGTGGCCGCTGACCGCGCTGCCGCCCGGGTCGGAGGCGGACCTGACGGAGCTGGTCGCGGCGGCGTGCGCATGATCGTGCCGGTCGACCCGTCGTCCGGGGTGCCGCCGTTCGAGCAGGTCCGGTCCGGACTGGCGCGGCGGATCAACGACGGGACGCTGGCGGTGGGCACGAAGCTGCCGACGGTGCGGGGGCTGGCCGAGGAACTGGGCATCGCGCCGAACACGATCGCGCGCGCGTACCGGGAGCTGGAGGAGGCGGGCCTGATCGAGACCCGCGGCCGGGCCGGTTCCTTCGTGGCCGCCGCCGGGGACGAGTCACGCGCCCGCGCCCGCGAAGCGGCGGAGAGCTACGCCGCCGTGACCCGCGCGCTCGGCCTGTCCCCGGACGAAGCGCTGAAGATCGCCCGCGCTGCGCTGAACCACACCCGCTGACCGCGCCCGGGCGTCAGATCGCGCGGTAGTCCCGCGGCGAGAACCGCGGCCCGAAGCGCGGGCGGGAGAAGCCCGCCGCCTCCAGGTACCGCACGGCGCGCTGACGCTGCGGCGCGTAGGGCGCCAGGACTTCGGCCATGCCCTCGTCGTCCAGCGGCTCACCGAGCAGCGCGTAGCCGACCACCGCCGGGATGTGGAAGTCGCCGAAGCTGACCGCGTCCGGGTCGCCCCACGCGCGCTGCGCTACCTCGGCCGCGGTCCACACCCCGATGCCCGGCACCTTGCGCAGCCACGCCCGGCCCTCCGCGCCCCGCAGCGTCGCGGCACGCTCCAGCCGGTGCGCCACCTGCGCGGCGAAGACCAGCGCCTTGCGCCGCGCCAGGTCCACCCCGGCGCGATGCCAGGTCCAGTCCGGAATGGACAGGACCGCCCCCGGGGTCGGCGGCACCCGCATGCCCGCCGGGGCGGGGCCGGGCGCGGGCTCGCCGAACCAGCGGCACAGCTCCCGCCACGACCGGCGCGCCTCGTAGCCGGTGACCTTCTGCTCCAGCACCGCGGGCAGCAACGCGTCCCACACCCGGCCGCTCGCCCCCAGGCGCAGCCCCGGCATCCGGCGCCGCACCTGCGCGATCCGGTCGTGGTGCGAGACGAACCCGCTGTCGTCGTCCCCGGCGCCGACCAGCGCCGGCACGCCGTCGAGCAGCCGGTCCGCTCCCGGTCCCCAGGCCGCGGCCTCGATCTCGCCGTCCGCGTGCCGGCGCAGCGCCAGCGTGCCGGGACCGTCCGGTGTGTTGCCGGTCAGCCACGTCGTGCCCGCCTCGTCCGCGCGCAGGCACGGGTCGCCCTTGCCCCGCCGGTGCGGCCGGAGGACCGCATCGAGATCGAGGGGGAACGGCGGGCGGTACCGCATCAGGCGTCGCTGGAGAACCGGATCGAACCGTCGGGCAGAGTCACGTCCGGCCACACGCGGGCGCCGTCGAGCAGCTCGCACCCGGCGCCGACGACCGCGCCGTCCCCGATGACGACGCCCTTGAGCACCGCGCCCTTGCCGACGCGCGCACCCACCCCGAGCACGGAGTTCTCCACCACCGCATTCTCCGCCACGGACACCCGGTCGAACAGCACCGACCCGGCGATCCGCGCGCCGGAGGCCACCTGCGCCCCGCTGCCGACCGTCGACCCGCCGGTGACGGCCGCATCCGCCGCGACGTTCGCACCCTTCAGAACCAGGGCCTCGCCCGTCGGACCGGGCAGCGCCGAGGTCGGCGCGAACCCGCGCACCAGGTCCGCGCTGCCGCGCAGGAACGCCTCGGGCGTGCCCACGTCCAGCCAGTAGGAGGCGTCGACGAACCCGTGCAGGTGCGCGCCGTCCGCCAGCAGGCCCGGGAACGTCTCGCGCTCGACCGACACGCGACGGCCGGCCGGGATCGACTCCAGCACCGGGCGCCGGAAGACGTAGCAGCCGGCGTTGATCTGATCGGTCGGCGGGTTCGGGGTCTTCTCCAGGAACGCGGTGACCCGGCCCTCCGCGTCGGTGGGCACCGAGCCGAACCGGCTCGGGTCCTCGACGCGCTGGAGGTGGAGGGTCACGTCGGCGTCCGTGTCGAGATGGGTCTGGACCAGTGCCCGCAGGTCGGCCCCGGAGAGGATGTCGCCGTTGAAGATCACCGCGTGGTCGGCGCGCAGGTGGTCCGCGACGTTGCGGATCGCGCCGCCGGTGTCCAGCGGCTCGTCCTCGACCACGTACTCCAGCTCCAGCCCCAGCGCGGCGCCGTCGCCGAAGTGCTCCTCGAACACCTCGGCGCGGTAGGACGTGCCGAGCACCACGTGCCGGATCCCGGCCGCGCGAACGCGCGACAACAGGTGGGTCAGGAACGGCACGCCCGCGGTGGGCAGCATCGGTTTCGGAGCGGACAGGGTCAACGGCCGCAGGCGCGTCCCCTTGCCGCCCACGAGCACAACGGCATCGACATCAAGTTCCGATGTCACGTCAAGATCCTTCCCATTATCACGCACCAGCGGGCGACAAACCGCGGGAAACGATGACGGCCACGGCCCCGAGGGCCTACCCTAGACAGCACACGGAGGGTCCCGTTCGGAGAGGGCCCACGTCGAGTCGGGAGGCCTAGCGGATGGACCCCCGCGATCGAGCGGACGCTCTGCTGGCCAGAGCGCAGTCCCGGGGCGCGTTCGTCGTGACTCCGGACGCCGCGACCTCGCCGATGGACGCATCGACCACCCAGCAGATCCCCCGGTCCGTCGTCGCGAAGATCGACGAGGAGGACCCGGACTCGACGGCGGTCGTGCCGGCGTCGGTGATCGAGTCGGTGCAGGGCAGCCTCGCCGCCGCGAAGCCGGACACCCGCGTCTTCCTCCGGCCGGTGCCGCCGGAGGAAGAAGTCGAGGGCCTGGTACCGACCACCAAGCCGCAGAGCGGCACCTCCGACTTCGCGCGCAGGCTGGACGGGCTGTGACACCGCCGGACCGGGCTCAGGTCACGACGCCCTAGGCGCCGCGGGTCTCGAACTTCAGGCGCAGCTTCAGGCCGAGCCGCACCGCGGCCAGCACCGGTTTCCAGGCCAGGCCCCGGTGCCGGTCCGCGAGGTACCGGTAAGCGCTTTCGTGGTGCGCGGCGAGCATCTTCTTCGGCGCGCGGGACGTGGCCTTCCCGCCGATGTGCGTCACCGCCGCCGAGGGCACGTACACGTTGTGCCAGCCGGCGCGGCCGATGCGGTCGCCGAGGTCGACGTCCTCGAAGTACATGAAGTAGCGGGTGTCGAAACCGCGGACCGAGTCCCACGCCTCCCGCCGGATCAGCTGGCACGAGCCGGACAACCAGCCGGACGTGCGTTCCACCGGCGCGCCGCGTTCCTGCCGGTAGGCGCGGGTCCACGGGTTGGCGGGCCACACCTTGCCGAACACCGCGTGACCGATGCCGCGGCCGAAAGACGGCAGCAGCCGGGCGCTCGGGTAGACGGTGCCGTCCGGGTCGCGGATGAGCGGCCCGAACGCGCCACCGCGCGGCCAGCGCCGCGCCGCGTCGAGGAGGATGTCGAGCGAGCCGGGTTCCCATTCCAGGTCCGGGTTGGCGATGACGATCCAGCCGTAGCGGTCGTCCAGCGTGGCCACCCCGCGATTGGCGCCGCCACCGTAGCCGAGGTTCTGGCCGATGCGCAGGACGTGCGTGTTGGTCCGCTGCTCGGCCCGGTCCAGGGCGTCGTCGGTCGAGTCGTTGTCGGCGACCACCACGTGCACGTCGCGGGTGGTCGCCTTCTCCAGGCTGTCGAGGAAGCGGTCGAGGTCCTCACCGGGGAAGTACGTCACGACAACCACGGCGACCCC
The sequence above is a segment of the Amycolatopsis viridis genome. Coding sequences within it:
- the dapC gene encoding succinyldiaminopimelate transaminase → MNRGGTGLPDFPWDSLAEPTARAKSHPGGVVDLSIGTPVDPVPESIRAALASVSEIPGYPTTHGTPELRAAAVEALRRRHGVTGVDPAAVLPTIGSKELVAWLPRLLGAEPGDTVVIPELAYPTYEVGALLAGAGVLRSDDPRELTEPPAMLWLNSPSNPTGRVLSAGTLRGIVEWARERDVIVVSDECYLALGWEADPVSILHPSVCGGRHDNLLAVHSLSKSANLASYRAGFVTGDPELVAGLLAVRKHAGMIVPRPVQEAMTAALADDNALETQRERYARRRVVLHKALQDNGFDIDHSEAGLYLWATRGEDAWQTVQWLSERGILVAPGTFYGPAGGRHVRIALTATDERIEAAAERLQ
- the fdxA gene encoding ferredoxin: MTYVIAEPCVDVLDKACIDECPVDCIYEGDRMLYIHPDECVDCGACEPVCPVEAIYYEDDVPDEWAEYTKANVDFFDSLGSPGGASKVGKTSNDPQWIKDLPPQGE
- a CDS encoding GNAT family N-acetyltransferase, with amino-acid sequence MDAFEELELRCADAWPAVTADKIGDWRLRAAGGFTGRANSALAVGDPGMPIATALREVCDFAHAHGIPPVVHAVVGSANERAIEAAGWVPNTGHVTGHRVSVLTGPLSTGTEGTEGTGGAGAAGAAAVLASPSAGWWELTVGRREPTAAERHVLTTGEVGYGVAEVTGVTAGAVRAAVAGDVLHIARLEVRPGHRRRGLGSALMAACGAWAARRGARRTVLQVAAGNHAALALYRRLGFTGHHEYRYWVPRPQACEDRSL
- the cofD gene encoding 2-phospho-L-lactate transferase; amino-acid sequence: MKVVVVVGGVGGARFLLGVKAALGLPPIGPGESPHEITAVVNTGDDVWMHGLRISPDLDTCMYTLGGGIDTERGWGHQGETWVVKEELAAYGAEPTWFGLGDKDIATHLIRSRMLRAGYPLSAVTEALCDRWQPGVRLLPMTDDRVETHVVIDDPDDPGNRKAIHFQEWWVRYRAEPPAHSIVPVGVEEAKPAPGVLDAFAEADAVLFAPSNPVVSVGTVLAVPGVKEALRKTDAGVVGVSPIISGKPVRGMADACLTAIGVETSAEAVGIHYGSRQTSEDGLLDGWLVAEGETVHVPGVAVRAVPLLMSDVDATAAMAAAALELAGVDLD
- a CDS encoding coenzyme F420-0:L-glutamate ligase — translated: MTDHSTRRLEILPVEGLPEFRPGDDLTGAIASAAPWLRSGDVVVVTSKVVSKIEGQLVRVPADPEARDAARRELVEREAVRVLARFNRTLITQNRIGIVQAASGVDASNVEGDEIALLPADPDASALALRNGLRERLGVEIAVVITDTMGRAWRVGQTDNAIGASGIRVLHSYEGEVDAQGNELQVTEIAVADEIAAAADLVKGKLTATPVAVVRGLELTDDGSTARKLVRPSEEDMFSLGTREAIAQGRREAVLVRRSVRSFTGEPVDPEAVRRAIGAGLTAPAPHHTRPVRFVWLRDRGLRTKLLEAMRAAWRADLSRDAFTEEQIAKRTARGDILFDAPEVVIPFLVPDGMHTYPDERRNACERTMFTVAGGAAVQGLLVALAAEDLGSCWIGSTIFAADVVREVLGLEPSWQPLGAVAIGHPDSPAEPREPRTDGLVEL
- a CDS encoding NUDIX hydrolase → MSLHADAVATLTKWPAGTTGQEALRHAFLGFLAAREDACRRACAAGHITASAVVLDQSRTHVLLTLHPRVGRWVQLGGHCEESDASLSAAALREATEESGMSGLTISAEPVHLDVHPVTCSLGVPTRHFDVRYVVTAPDGAEPVRSAESDDLRWWPLTALPPGSEADLTELVAAACA
- a CDS encoding GntR family transcriptional regulator, whose translation is MIVPVDPSSGVPPFEQVRSGLARRINDGTLAVGTKLPTVRGLAEELGIAPNTIARAYRELEEAGLIETRGRAGSFVAAAGDESRARAREAAESYAAVTRALGLSPDEALKIARAALNHTR
- a CDS encoding DNA-3-methyladenine glycosylase family protein, which encodes MRYRPPFPLDLDAVLRPHRRGKGDPCLRADEAGTTWLTGNTPDGPGTLALRRHADGEIEAAAWGPGADRLLDGVPALVGAGDDDSGFVSHHDRIAQVRRRMPGLRLGASGRVWDALLPAVLEQKVTGYEARRSWRELCRWFGEPAPGPAPAGMRVPPTPGAVLSIPDWTWHRAGVDLARRKALVFAAQVAHRLERAATLRGAEGRAWLRKVPGIGVWTAAEVAQRAWGDPDAVSFGDFHIPAVVGYALLGEPLDDEGMAEVLAPYAPQRQRAVRYLEAAGFSRPRFGPRFSPRDYRAI
- a CDS encoding sugar phosphate nucleotidyltransferase — its product is MTSELDVDAVVLVGGKGTRLRPLTLSAPKPMLPTAGVPFLTHLLSRVRAAGIRHVVLGTSYRAEVFEEHFGDGAALGLELEYVVEDEPLDTGGAIRNVADHLRADHAVIFNGDILSGADLRALVQTHLDTDADVTLHLQRVEDPSRFGSVPTDAEGRVTAFLEKTPNPPTDQINAGCYVFRRPVLESIPAGRRVSVERETFPGLLADGAHLHGFVDASYWLDVGTPEAFLRGSADLVRGFAPTSALPGPTGEALVLKGANVAADAAVTGGSTVGSGAQVASGARIAGSVLFDRVSVAENAVVENSVLGVGARVGKGAVLKGVVIGDGAVVGAGCELLDGARVWPDVTLPDGSIRFSSDA
- a CDS encoding glycosyltransferase family 2 protein, whose product is MAPVTEPSRYGDGVAVVVVTYFPGEDLDRFLDSLEKATTRDVHVVVADNDSTDDALDRAEQRTNTHVLRIGQNLGYGGGANRGVATLDDRYGWIVIANPDLEWEPGSLDILLDAARRWPRGGAFGPLIRDPDGTVYPSARLLPSFGRGIGHAVFGKVWPANPWTRAYRQERGAPVERTSGWLSGSCQLIRREAWDSVRGFDTRYFMYFEDVDLGDRIGRAGWHNVYVPSAAVTHIGGKATSRAPKKMLAAHHESAYRYLADRHRGLAWKPVLAAVRLGLKLRLKFETRGA